One Aegilops tauschii subsp. strangulata cultivar AL8/78 chromosome 7, Aet v6.0, whole genome shotgun sequence genomic window carries:
- the LOC141027929 gene encoding uncharacterized protein produces the protein MQGGCIADIGSCGTGFDSASGSVRTKKFQTKGSELADRKGEKNKAMPRAPSICCSSIDEALSFSSRARCNKRLVLFPSREPRERPAPRRAKLIFKTGSSGALKRAGPLKGSLLCERSSESTRVLRTKGVYNWGAAQLFCWRD, from the coding sequence ATGCAAGGAGGATGTATAGCTGATATAGGATCGTGTGGAACTGGATTTGATTCTGCAAGCGGTTCGGTACGAACGAAGAAATTTCAAACAAAAGGATCGGAACTCGCTGATAGGAAAGGAGAGAAAAACAAAGCAATGCCAAGAGCTCCGTCAATCTGCTGTTCATCGATAGACGAAGCTCTCTCTTTTTCATCTCGTGCCAGATGTAACAAAAGATTAGTCCTTTTTCCTTCTCGCGAACCACGGGAGCGCCCAGCGCCCAGAAGAGCAAAGCTCATTTTCAAAACAGGGTCAAGCGGCGCATTAAAAAGGGCTGGCCCGTTAAAAGGAAGCTTACTTTGCGAACGAAGTTCAGAATCAACAAGGGTTCTCCGAACGAAGGGAGTGTACAACTGGGGCGCAGCCCAACTTTTTTGTTGGAGAGATTGA